AAACCTGTGGACCGGTCTAAAAAAAGGCACGGGAATGTCGGCTGACCAGCCAACCACAGCTCCGAAAGGATCACTGCTTATCGTGGATGATGAACCTTCTATCGCCAAATACATGGGCTTGGTGCTGGCGCGGGAAGGTTACCATGTGCTGACGGCGTTCAACGCTGAGCAGGCCTGGGAACTCTTCCAGCAATCGGCCCCACAGATACGCGCGGTCGTGACTGACATCGCGATGCCCGGCGATTGGAACGGGCTGGAACTGGCGCGCCGGGTCCGGCAGGCGTCACCGGGCACGCCGGTGCTTCTCGTAAGCGGCTATGAGCCGCCGGGATCTTTGGACGCGTGCAACGGCCTCTTGTCGAAGCCGTTTACTGCAGACCTGTTGCGCAGCACCGTCCGCCGCATGGTCGCCTGAGTTAAGGATGCCACAAATGCCACAAATGATGAGTGCTTGACGGCATTTTCTTAACCGGACCCTCGGTCCCCGACACCCGACACTCTCTTCTATTTGTGGCATTTTTCGGCTTGTGGCATTCGTGGCATTTCATTCAGCGGGCTGGAACGCCTCGAGAGGCGCGCAGGTGCAGAACAGGTTGCGGTCGCCATACACGTTGTCGATGCGGCTGACCGGCGGCCAGTAC
The genomic region above belongs to Verrucomicrobiota bacterium and contains:
- a CDS encoding response regulator, with product MSPNLWTGLKKGTGMSADQPTTAPKGSLLIVDDEPSIAKYMGLVLAREGYHVLTAFNAEQAWELFQQSAPQIRAVVTDIAMPGDWNGLELARRVRQASPGTPVLLVSGYEPPGSLDACNGLLSKPFTADLLRSTVRRMVA